In Vanessa tameamea isolate UH-Manoa-2023 chromosome 19, ilVanTame1 primary haplotype, whole genome shotgun sequence, one genomic interval encodes:
- the LOC135193835 gene encoding esterase FE4-like, whose protein sequence is MISKVLIFHLLACGVVGRTPPNPLARYRDVMTTQGIVRGYYAPHPPHYIYLGIPYARPPTRHDRFKAPKPTLPWSGIFEATHRVKCPQPDGSGDENCLVVNVFTPENATLLPVIVHFHDGVFQKGWGSFKVPLKLLERSFVFVSFNYRLGILGFLCLGTEAAPGNAGLKDQVAALYWVQRNIAKFGGNPLDVTVYGTGTGAASIEILLLSGSTTDLFQKAIIESGSVLSPTTIKHDPITDVINLATSLGIENAGVDTFEDIYQLPVKRLVNSSTIFLPCVEKELRLSHSIIDKDPRDVFRSKHYQHIPMMIVYTNAEEVTIITGDDERFQTIPEDFQGLLPHDLVFEDEDTKRKVAKLVKDFYFAELESTDSIIQSYVDFINDVFVGYPVVKSAANYASNGNPVYLMNFVYKANITRNKNVNIAGASPGDIFLYFTHNTFKEEYDEVVTERLVTLWTNFIKLG, encoded by the exons ATGATTAGTAAAGTGCTCATATTCCACCTGTTGGCGTGCGGGGTTGTCGGTCGCACTCCACCAAACCCACTGGCGCGGTACAGGGACGTGATGACGACACAGGGCATAGTGCGGGGGTACTATGCACCCCACCCACCGCACTACATCTACCTCGGCATACCCTACGCCCGCCCGCCCACGCGTCACGACAGGTTTAAG GCACCGAAGCCAACATTACCATGGAGTGGTATATTCGAAGCCACGCACCGAGTCAAGTGCCCCCAACCAGACGGCTCCGGAGACGAGAACTGCCTGGTGGTGAATGTATTCACGCCAGAGAACGCTACGTTACTTCCTGTCATTGTGCACTTTCATGATGGTGTTTTTCAAAAAGG ATGGGGTTCTTTCAAAGTTCCTTTAAAATTACTTGAACGAAGTTTTGTGTTTGTGAGTTTTAATTACCGACTCGGAATTCTTGGATTTTTATGTCTGGGAACTGAGGCTGCTCCCGGAAACGCCGGTTTGAAAGACCAAGTAGCGGCATTATATTGGGTCCAAAGAAACATCGCAAAATTTGGGGGTAATCCGTTGGACGTCACTGTTTACGGAACAGGGACGGGCGCTGCCTCTATAGAAATACTTTTGCTGTCTGGTTCAACAACTGACCTATTCCAAAAGGCTATAATAGAATCAGGATCAGTTTTATCACCGACTACAATAAAACATGACCCGATCACAGACGTAATTAATTTGGCAACAAGTTTGGGAATTGAAAATGCTGGTGTGGACACTTTCGAAGACATTTATCAGCTTCCTGTGAAGAGACTCGTGAATTCTTCTACCATTTTCTTACCTTGCGTGGAAAAAGAATTACGTTTGTCTCACAGCATAATAGATAAAGATCCCAGAGATGTATTCCGAAGTAAGCATTATCAGCACATTCCGATGATGATTGTCTATACAAATGCTGAAGAAGTGACAATAATAACCGGTGATGATGAAAGATTTCAGACTATACCAGAGGACTTTCAGGGTCTACTTCCACATGATTTAGTTTTTGAAGACGAGGACACGAAGCGCAAAGTTGCAAAACTTGTCAAAGACTTCTATTTTGCAGAATTAGAATCAACAGATAGTATTATTCAAAGCTACGTGGACTTCATTAACGATGTCTTCGTGGGATATCCTGTAGTTAAATCGGCTGCAAATTATGCCAGTAATGGTAATCCAGTTTACTTGATGAATTTCGTGTACAAAGCAAACATTACTAGAAACAAGAATGTCAATATAGCCGGTGCTAGTCCGGGAGACATATTTTTGTACTTTACTCATAATACTTTTAAAGAAGAGTATGATGAAGTTGTAACGGAGAGACTTGTCACACTGtggacaaattttattaaactcggGTAA
- the LOC135193834 gene encoding cholinesterase 2-like has protein sequence MWAFIFFVTIGASCIEIDLIDKNVGVVKNISNVTNATRPNAKNASPIRAQRIEEVTEILVETEHGLVRGFKDDNEIVGFFDIPYGSFSEEKPFEAPSATNSWSTVLENTEHKSKCPQIDSENKYIGSSNCLTLSIFLQRNTENADVLFHIHDGSSNTGSGNPLEYRPRHLVPKGIILVLPNYRIGPLGFLCLQNETAPGNTGLKDLNLALQWTKKNIKAFGGNDSNIVLSGSGGGGALVEYLILSNQSRALISKAITESGFALSPWALDRNPLETAKSLIQNMEVSEKDVESENSFNTFDTVNLEILMRAARGLLLKPCIENNTGLVTETPWNTLNNEMLRISIMTGSANQAAMEMALAHTEESLSQLNKDFSQLLPSDLKFDNIEEKNRIGGQVRSEYFGENNITMNDMETLSQCFTDSQYLYPAIREARLLVKGGAQVYFYEFSYGSHNDVKGSAKGDSLNYVFSKDEEETPIQNVMLDLWVSFIKSGKPTTEKIEWNNLEAVEETQEVWLSIGDTVVVEKGYHHTRLKHWDEIYKKYFVEHNMAIKLNSAIYITILGSILLTDISNFLNF, from the exons ATGTGGGCATTCATATTTTTCGTCACGATCGGCGCTTCTTGCATTGAAATcgatttaattgataaaaatgtagGAGTAGTTAAGAATATATCCAATGTAACTAATGCCACGAGGCCGAATGCTAAGAATGCTAGTCCTATACGAGCTCAAAGGATTGAGGAAGTCACTGAAATTCTCGTCGAAACCGAACACGGGCTGGTGCGCGGATTTAAAGATGACAATGAAATCGTAGGATTTTTTGATATACCATACGGAAGTTTTAGTGAAGAAAAACCATTCGAG gcACCGTCAGCGACTAACAGTTGGAGTACTGTTCTCGAAAACACTGAGCATAAATCCAAATGCCCTCAAATTGATTCAGAAAACAAATACATTGGAAGTAGCAATTGTCTCACGTTAAGCATTTTTCTACAAAGAAATACTGAAAACGCCGATGTTCTTTTCCACATTCACGATGGTTCATCAAATACGGGTAGTGGAAATCCCTTAGAATATCGCCCAAGACACCTGGTTCCCAAAGGAATAATTTTAGTTCTGCCAAACTACAGAATTGGACCGTTGGGATTTTTGTGTTTACAAAACGAAACTGCACCTGGAAATACTGGCCTTAAAGATTTGAATCTAGCTCTTCAATGGACAAAGAAGAATATTAAAGCCTTTGGAGGTAACGATTCCAACATTGTACTAAGCGGGTCCGGTGGTGGAGGAGCGCTTGtcgagtatttaattttatcgaatcAGTCAAGGGCTTTGATTTCGAAAGCAATTACGGAAAGTGGGTTTGCTTTGTCTCCATGGGCCTTAGACCGTAATCCGTTAGAAACAGCGAAAAGTTTAATACAGAATATGGAAGTAAGTGAAAAGGATGTTGAGTCGGAAAACAGTTTTAATACTTTCGATACggtaaatttagaaatattaatgagaGCTGCTCGGGGTCTACTATTAAAGCCATGTATTGAAAACAATACCGGTTTGGTCACAGAAACCCCGtggaatactttaaataatgaaatgttgAGAATATCAATAATGACAGGATCAGCAAATCAAGCCGCTATGGAAATGGCACTAGCCCACACTGAAGAAAGTTTGTCACagttaaataaagatttctCTCAGTTACTACCGAGTGATcttaaatttgataatattgaGGAAAAAAACCGAATCGGGGGACAAGTAAGATCAGAATACTTTGGAGAGAATAATATCACAATGAACGATATGGAAACGCTTTCACAGTGCTTCACCGATAGTCAGTATTTGTATCCTGCTATAAGAGAAGCGAGGTTGCTAGTAAAAGGAGGAgctcaagtttatttttatgagttttCTTATGGAAGTCATAATGACGTTAAGGGATCTGCAAAAGGCGATTCTCTAAATTATGTATTCAGCAAAGATGAAGAAGAAACCCCAATACAGAACGTAATGTTGGATCTGTGGGTCAGTTTTATCAAATCTGG gaaACCAACAACCGAAAAAATTGAATGGAATAATTTGGAGGCAGTCGAAGAAACCCAGGAAGTCTGGCTGTCAATTGGGGATACAGTGGTCGTGGAGAAAGGGTACCATCATACACGATTAAAACACTGGGACGAGATATACAAAAAGTACTTTGTCGAGCACAATAtggcaattaaattaaattctgcaatttacataacaattcTCGGCTCTATACTTTTGACGGATataagtaactttttaaatttttaa
- the LOC135193813 gene encoding carboxylesterase 5A-like — translation MATYGMIVIILMLFLTRITAQDVINIAQGKIRGVLRDGFVSYQGIPYGSISGVNGRFKHAGLAPTWTNVRESNEIQCYSSSPVEDCLHLDVHVPHGSNLPVLAWITGGSGRYNPTLLVKQGIVIVTIRHRLGPVGFLCLSEDKVSGNAGLKDVVLALRWVRDNIIAFHGNPNKVIIAGQSFGAALVESLMLTPMASGLFHGAILQSGTVLAPWAFNYDAENRAKFLKMNFDESKDMHFLNKVGIADLAEKAEDLEVPYLPFGICIEKPLKSEERLLSQSPFDIMSTGNMSKVPMIVGYTNNEAYVFASMLKSSKALTKMSKGMDFLLPSELQTNKRDVPQLANKVHDMYFDGNKTMASLLAYHRDAYFLGHIHRSVRLHASFSDSVYYYQFSYLGNVGVEGEPGVIKTGAAHSDELAYLFPAKGEKLDDEEGIVQENIIRLWTNFVKHLNPTPESEHFLWEPVNPHDVRILDINVDLNMVEFPYKRKTQMWKDIYEKYYFENRRNSAQ, via the exons ATGGCGACGTATGGAATGAttgtcataattttaatgttgtttttaacaCGAATCACTGCTCAGGACGTGATAAACATAGCTCAGGGAAAGATCCGCGGCGTCCTTAGAGATGGGTTCGTTTCTTATCAAGGTATTCCGTACGGCTCGATAAGTGGAGTCAATGGAAGATTTAAG CATGCTGGACTTGCGCCTACGTGGACAAACGTCAGAGAATCGAACGAGATACAATGCTACTCAAGTTCACCAGTCGAGGATTGTTTACATTTGGACGTCCACGTTCCGCATGGGTCGAATCTGCCGGTCTTGGCCTGGATAACTGGGGGTAGTGGTCGGTATAACCCCACGTTGCTGGTGAAGCAAGGAATTGTCATAGTGACTATCAGGCACAG GTTGGGACCAGTAGGCTTTTTATGTTTAAGCGAAGATAAAGTCTCAGGCAATGCAGGTTTAAAGGACGTGGTACTGGCTTTACGATGGGTTAGGGACAACATTATTGCTTTTCATGGAAAcccaaataaagttataatagcTGGACAAAGCTTTGGAGCTGCTTTAGTAGAATCCTTGATGCTGACACCAATGGCTTCCGGGTTGTTCCATGGGGCTATTCTACAAAGTGGAACAGTTTTAGCCCCTTGGGCCTTTAACTATGATGCCGAAAATCGagcaaaattcttaaaaatgaattttgacGAAAGTAAAGACATGCACTTTTTAAACAAAGTTGGGATTGCAGATCTAGCAGAAAAAGCTGAAGATCTCGAGGTTCCCTACTTGCCGTTTGGTATCTGCATAGAAAAACCGTTAAAGAGTGAAGAAAGATTATTATCTCAGTCGCCTTTTGACATTATGTCGACTGGAAACATGTCTAAAGTCCCGATGATAGTGGGGTACACTAATAACGAAGCGTACGTGTTTGCTTCAATGCTGAAAAGCTCAAAAGCTTTAACGAAAATGTCTAAGGGAATGGATTTCTTGCTTCCGAGTGAATTACAAACGAACAAAAGAGATGTACCACAACTAGCTAACAAAGTCCATGATATGTACTTCGACGGGAACAAGACGATGGCATCGCTGTTAGCTTACCACAG AGACGCCTACTTCTTGGGTCATATTCACAGGAGCGTACGCCTTCACGCTTCTTTTAGCGACTCTGTGTATTACTACCAGTTCTCTTACTTGGGGAATGTGGGTGTGGAAGGAGAACCAGGCGTGATCAAGACAGGCGCAGCGCACTCGGATGAATTGGCATACTTGTTCCCAGCGAAGGGCGAGAAATTAGATGATGAAGAAGGAATAGTACAAGAGAATATTATACGACTTTGGACAAATTTCGTGAAGCATTT GAATCCAACGCCGGAAAGTGAACATTTCCTGTGGGAGCCCGTAAATCCTCATGATGTTCGGATCTTGGATATTAACGTGGATTTAAACATGGTAGAATTTCCTTATAAAAGGAAAACGCAGATGTGGAAAGATATTTATGAGAAATATTACTTCGAAAACAGAAGGAACAGCGCTCAGTAA